The following proteins come from a genomic window of Metarhizium brunneum chromosome 2, complete sequence:
- the elc1 gene encoding Elongin-C, producing the protein MAMLQAPSKYVTLVSGDGFEFVVLREAAMVSPIIKGMLDVRSQFAEAKDARCVFQEMSGMVLDKVVEYFHYWYRYRNSDDVPDMDIPVELCLELLAAADYLGLDQ; encoded by the exons ATGGCGATGCTGCAGGCACCGAGCAAGTATGTCACTTTGGTCTCAGGCGATGGCTTCGAATTTGTCGTCCTGCGcgaggccgccatggtgAGCCCTATCATCAAGGGCATGTTGGATGTGCGAA GCCAGTTCGCCGAGGCTAAGGATGCACGCTGCGTTTTTCAAGAGATGAG CGGCATGGTTCTCGACAAAGTGGTCGAGTACTTTCACTACTGGTACCGTTATCGAAATAGCGATGATGTTCCCGATATGGACATTCCCGTAGAATTATGTTTGGAACTACTAGCTGCGGCTGACTACTTGGGGCTGGATCAGTAA
- the rhoC gene encoding GTP-binding protein rhoC → MASHYSNSYYAPASNEQPRRQERTRSSNGTVSTTVSSSSGRESAATHMTDVPAYSKKIVVVGDGGCGKTCLLISYSQGYFPEKYVPTVFENYITYPTHSPTGKTVELALWDTAGQEEYDRLRPLSYPETDLIFVCFAIDCPNSLDNVLDKWYPEVLHFCPYTPLILVGLKSDLRYKKSCIDMLKTQGLTPVTTEQGLAVSEKMGAQYMECSSKEMLGVDEIFERAILTVVANDRRNYDAMGSGSGNEKMLPIPGMKPPKKKKRRCQIL, encoded by the exons ATGGCTTCGCATTACAGCAATTCATACTACGCACCGGCCAGCAATGAGCAGCCGCGGCGACAAGAGCGCACGCGCTCGAGCAACGGAACTGTCAGTACCACAGTGAGCTCGTCCTCTGGACGGGAGTCTGCAGCAACCCACATGACGGACGTGCCAGCCTACTCGAAGAAGATTGTTGTGGTCGGCGATGGCGGTTGTGGCAAGACGTGCTTGCTTATCAGCTACAGCCAAGGTTATTTCCCAGAG AAATATGTCCCAACCGTTTTCGAAAACTACATCACCTACCCCACACATAGTCCTACTGGAAAGACTGTTGAGCTGGCATTGTGGGATACCGCCGGTCAAGAAGAATACGACCGTCTTCGCCCTCTTTCTTATCCTGAGACGGACTTGATTTTCGTCTGCTTCGCGATTGACTGCCCAAATTCACTGGACAATGTTCTGGACAAG TGGTACCCCGAAGTCCTTCACTTCTGCCCGTACACGCCGCTCATTCTGGTCGGCCTCAAGTCAGATTTGCGCTACAAAAAGTCTTGCATTGACATGCTCAAAACCCAGGGCCTGACACCAGTCACCACGGAACAGGGACTGGCCGTTTCCGAGAAGATGGGCGCTCAGTACATGGAGTGCAGCAGTAAAGAAATGCTAGGAGTCGACGAGATCTTTGAGCGCGCCATTCTAACAGTTGTTGCCAATGACAGGCGGAACTATGACGCCATGGGATCCGGCTCTGGTAATGAAAAGATGTTGCCGATTCCCGGAATGAAGCCacccaaaaagaagaagagacgaTGCCAGATTCTTTAA
- the DAD1 gene encoding DASH complex subunit DAD1: MAKRQRTSETDPVREKSYFDQQREALLSDIALSFEHVLANINKLNRSLESVIEVGNEFSSVEALWSQFENVMAKDEAKHQGEKTEPPGDEGRE; encoded by the exons ATGGCTAAGCGCCAACGCACCTCGGAAACGGACCCCGTCCGCGAAAAATCCTACTTTGACCAGCAGCGCGAAGCACTCCTCAGCGACATCGCGCTG AGTTTTGAACACGTCCTCGCCAACATCAATAAACTAAACCGATCTCTTGAATCTGTCATAGAG GTCGGCAATGAATTCTCCTCCGTCGAAGCACTCTGGTCACAATTCGAAAACGTCATGGCAAAGGATGAAGCGAAACACCAGGGCGAAAAGACAGAGCCACCTGGTGACGAAGGGCGTGAATGA
- the grpe gene encoding GrpE: MLRQAFSTSSRALRSAPRLAASQPLLRTQFQRAPAAWSSRAAQPAVARWYSDAKEAPAEGEKAEKSEAKEEAGETDAVAELKKSLEAKDAEARDWKDKCMRTVADFRNLQDRTQREVKTAREFAIQKFAKDLVESVDNLDRALTMVPSEKLVVKDEASQDLVNLYDGLKMTEDILMQTLAKHGLERLNPEGEKFNPNEHEATFMAPQPDKDNNHVFHVQQKGFKLNGRVLRAAKVGVVKNA, translated from the exons ATGTTGCGCCAGGCTTTCTCTACCTCCTCCCGAGCTTTGCGCTCTGCTCCTCGCctggcagccagccagcctctGCTGCGAACTCAATTCCAGAGAGCACCTGCTGCGTGGTCATCAAGAGCGGCCCAGCCAGCCGTGGCTCGGTGGTATAGCGATGCTAAGGAGGCACCTGCAGAGGGAGAGAAAGCTGAGAAATCTGAGGCCAAAGAGGAGGCTGGTGAGACGGATGCTGTCGCTGAGCTGAAGAAGTCTCTCGAAGCAAAGGACGCCGAAGCTCGTGACTGGAAG GATAAATGCATGCGCACCGTTGCCGACTTCCGCAATCTGCAAGACCGCACTCAGCGTGAGGTCAAGACGGCCCGAGAATTCGCGATCCAAAAGTTCGCAAAGGATCTCGTCGAGAGCGTCGACAATCTGGACCGCGCCCTGACCATGGTTCCCTCCGAGAAGCTTGTCGTCAAGGACGAAGCTTCTCAGGACCTTGTCAACTTGTACGACGGCCTCAAGATGACCGAGGACATCCTGATGCAGACTCTTGCCAAGCACGGCCTGGAGCGGCTAAACCCGGAAGGCGAAAAATTCAACCCCAACGAGCATGAGGCCACCTTTATGGCGCCCCAACccgacaaggacaacaaTCACGTTTTTCACGTCCAGCAGAAGGGCTTCAAGCTCAATGGCCGTGTTTTGCGCGCCGCCAaggtcggcgtcgtcaagaACGCTTAA
- the PMP47B gene encoding Peroxisomal membrane protein PMP47B: MAAKAPVPQNDNVAHALAGAGGGILSMVLTYPLITLSTRAQVESKKAESKFIDAVQKIVAREGIPGLYAGINSALFGISVTNFVYYYWYEWTRAFFEKAAATAGRASKKLTTVESMIAGAIAGSATVIITNPIWVVNTRVTTRQQNSEADLESGKPARKPTTLGTLMALLKNEGPQALFSGVLPALVLVINPILQYTLFEQMKNYVEKRRKVTPTVAFFLGALGKLFATSVTYPYITVKSQMHVAGSHSNKKEGMTEALRRVIREEGYAGLYKGIGPKVTQSVLTAALLFAFKDALYEQTVRLRQSRKA, from the exons ATGGCTGCCAAAGCCCCGGTCCCTCAGAATGACAACGTCGCTCACGCCCtcgctggcgccggcggcggcatcctgTCCATGGTGTTGAC CTATCCTCTCATTACCCTCTCCACCCGCGCTCAGGTCGAGTCCAAAAAGGCCGAGAGCAAGttcatcgacgccgtccagAAGATTGTCGCGCGCGAGGGGATTCCCGGACTGTATGCGGGCATCAATTCGGCGCTCTTTGGCATCAGCGTCACCAACTTTGTCTACTACTACTGGTATGAGTGGACCCGGGCCTTCTTCgagaaggccgccgccacggctGGCCGCGCCAGCAAGAAGCTCACCACTGTTGAGTCCATGATTGCCGGCGCCATCGCCGGCTCtgccaccgtcatcatcaccaaccccATCTGGGTTGTCAACACTCGCGTCACCACGCGCCAGCAGAACTCCGAGGCCGACCTGGAGTCTGGCAAGCCTGCCAGGAAGCCCACAACCTTGGGCACGCTGATGGCCCTCCTTAAGAACGAGGGTCCCCAGGCTCTCTTCTCCGGCGTCCTGCCGGCGTTGGTCCTGGTCATCAACCCCATTCTTCAGTATACGCTCTTCGAGCAGATGAAGAACTATGtcgaaaagagaagaaaggtCACGCCCACAgtggccttcttcctcggtgCCCTTGGCAAGCTCTTCGCCACGTCGGTGACGTACCCCTACATTACTGTCAAGAGCCAGATGCACGTTGCTGGTAGCCATAGCAATAAGAAGGAGGGCATGACCGAAGCTCTGCGCAGAGTGATCCGGGAGGAGGGATACGCCGGTCTGTACAAGG GCATTGGTCCCAAGGTCACCCAGAGTGTCTTGACTGCCGCTCTCTTGTTCGCCTTCAAGGATGCGCTGTATGAGCAGACTGTTCGCCTTCGTCAAAGCCGCAAGGCTTAA
- the naa35 gene encoding N-alpha-acetyltransferase 35, NatC auxiliary subunit, which translates to MADHGIGAADELSQLSLGGHGPEPPMPPPNLRTAGIIATDISDNFAAAVRTLEPGELVKDGFFTLFDSVAALEIMDPKMDSGCVQPGEEFEVLYDVSRPLLPEEVLGIMDQLLCHEMSWHLGYPLSQTIFTSVYVDALLMPAPGSIRQAKFIRNGHQNVNQEPMLDILRAYCLGMLKACGHVNERIKSEHFYEEEDFVPNTYNRTLLTEFPTQDVKDVLKAARETVESLKGSIPDGVSEALTSRLDLRYIFLDATESPQYLKNLPKARLPWEEAIAILPRISSTHSLTKSVEDAFSTKLQRKLASTMPPRPIVQLKFDDAFNHLSRLLKDGLDVIGVLEYTNSQCLQNFVYTFQSKKPQPMVYVRTLLQTFLFNAMEILGSMSIRQLLDDDLSIITLPANTFLDRDNDEIEAVHDPRFVMSQQMELFRQKAAQPFLDIFRTACQNRCRVRRTLCHLIRDWENLQVDAEDIDQILQIKTKEPPLLQRSTLGLSPVETYSLPLSSWTYLYKLQQMEAIVQLGFELEVYQADELAGMYWYLNYLAKSRLQHTERIKTFVVRQATTVRSLHTIDPSQEAQLQRSLAYMRLSLLQAAVTWELSDALSCIYTVLNRYAIVKPPPRPYSNDQLRYDLRMRPFASIGLPSLPSFEEFTLGTKQPDTSTEELLEYAERAATGAKRGFETLSKYSAEDSFSVGSHEAWTTSVKGALKACIAAGVAISSLQKALRRTVGENGTGDVLHVTATVPTPDKAYHEWWIVPRIVPVVTMEMGN; encoded by the exons ATGGCCGATCATGGAATCGGCGCCGCAGACG AACTCTCCCAACTATCATTAGGCGGCCACGGTCCTGAGCCGCCCATGCCGCCACCCAACTTAAGGACCGCGGGCATCATTGCCACTGACATTTCAGATAATTTTGCGGCAGCGGTCAGAA CGCTGGAACCCGGCGAGCTAGTCAAGGATGGCTTCTTCACACTTTTTGactccgtcgccgccctggAA ATTATGGATCCTAAAATGGACAGCGGATGTGTCCAGCCGGGGGAGGAATTTGAGGTGCTCTATGACGTGTCACGACCGTTGCTTCCGGAGGAGGTGCTTGGTATAATGGATCAACTGTTGTGCCATGAG ATGTCCTGGCATTTGGGATACCCCTTGTCGCAAACAATATTTACCAGTGTTTACGTGGACGCGCTTTTGATGCCTGCACCTGGCAGTATCCGACAGGCAAAATTCATTAGGAATGGACATCAGAATGTGAATCAAGAGCCTATGCTTGATATTCTCCGGGCTTATTGCCTAGGAATGCTTAAAGCATGTGGACATGTTAATGAACGCATCAAGTCTGAGCACTTCTACGAG GAGGAAGACTTTGTACCTAATACATACAATCGTACTTTGTTAACTGAATTTCCCACACAAGACGTCAAAGATGTACTGAAAGCAGCAAGGGAGACCGTTGAATCTCTGAAGGGCTCGATACCTGACGGCGTTTCTGAAGCACTCACGAGTCGCTTGGACCTGCGTTACATCTTTTTGGATGCTACAGAATCGCCGCAGTATTTGAAGAATCTTCCCAAGGCGAGGTTGCCATGGGAGGAGGCGATTGCTATCTTGCCTCGGATATCTTCGACACATTCCTTGACTAAGTCGGTCGAGGACGCTTTCAGCACCAAACTACAGAGGAAATTGGCTAGTACTATGCCGCCGCGACCAATTGTTCAGCTCAAGTTTGATGATGCGTTTAACCATCTATCGCGATTGCTTAAGGACGGCCTCGATGTCATTGGTGTCCTAGAATATACTAATTCGCAATGCCTTCAG AACTTCGTGTATACCTTTCAATCAAAGAAACCTCAACCAATGGTTTACGTGCGAACCCTTCTACAAACATTCCTCTTCAACGCTATGGAGATTCTGGGCTCTATGAGCATTCGCCAactcctcgacgacgacctctCCATTATCACCCTCCCCGCAAACACGTTCCTTGACAGGGATAATGACGAGATCGAAGCCGTCCATGATCCTCGTTTCGTCATGTCCCAACAAATGGAGCTCTTCCGTCAAAAAGCCGCGCAACCATTCCTCGACATTTTCAGAACCGCCTGCCAAAACAGATGTCGCGTCCGTCGAACTCTGTGCCACTTGATTCGAGACTGGGAGAATCTGCAAGTCGACGCTGAGGACATTGACCAAATCCTGCAGATCAAGACTAAAGAGCCGCCACTGCTGCAGCGATCTACGTTGGGCCTCAGCCCTGTTGAAACTTACTCCCTACCTTTGTCATCGTGGACGTATCTATATAAGCTGCAACAAATGGAGGCCATTGTCCAGCTAGGCTTCGAGCTTGAGGTCTATCAGGCAGATGAGCTGGCTGGAATGTACTGGTACTTGAACTACCTGGCAAAATCCCGCCTCCAACACACCGAAAGAATCAAGACATTCGTTGTGCGTCAGGCTACTACGGTTCGATCCTTACACACCATCGACCCGAGCCAAGAGGCCCAGCTTCAACGATCTCTTGCGTACATGAGACTTTCTTTGCTGCAAGCAGCAGTGACCTGGGAGCTCTCCGATGCCCTCAGCTGCATATACACTGTCCTGAACCGCTACGCAATCGTCAAACCGCCCCCACGCCCATACAGCAACGACCAGCTACGCTACGATCTCCGCATGCGACCATTCGCTTCCATCGGCTTGCCCTCTCTCCCCAGCTTTGAAGAATTTACTCTCGGCACAAAGCAGCCGGATACTAGCACAGAAGAACTTCTCGAATACGCCGAACGCGCAGCGACAGGTGCAAAGAGAGGCTTTGAAACACTTAGCAAGTACTCGGCAGAGGATAGTTTTTCTGTAGGATCACACGAAGCATGGACTACCTCGGTGAAAGGCGCACTGAAGGCGTGTATAGCTGCGGGAGTTGCAATTTCCAGTCTGCAAAAGGCGTTGCGGCGTACAGTTGGCGAAAATGGCACGGGTGATGTGCTGCATGTCACGGCGACGGTACCGACTCCAGATAAGGCGTATCACGAGTGGTGGATTGTACCGAGGATCGTTCCAGTTGTGACAATGGAGATGGGTAACTAA